The following is a genomic window from Saprospiraceae bacterium.
TATGAACAAACAATTTTTACAATTATGTATGACATTGTTATTTTCATTTGCGGTGGTAATGATACATGCGCAAATCAAAATAACAGGTAATGTCAAAAGCGCGATACCTTGGCTAACCCATATCAAATAGATTTTGTGCTCAGTGGACACATTCATGATTACGAACGACTGACCAAAAAGTATGACGATCATACAACAACCTTCGTCGTATCAGGTGGTGCAGGTGGCGGCATCGAACCTAAAGATAGTAATCCTGAGCCAAAAATGGATCGTCTTATTAAACAACATCATTTTGGGAGGATGACGCTACAAAAAAATAAAGCAATGATGTACATTTACGACATCAATGGAGATATCATAGATCAATTAACCATTCAAAAACCCAACAAATGATCCGATATTTTTTAGCCATCCTTTTGTGTGCTGTTTGTTTTTTACCCATGAAAATTTGGGCACAGACAGCCAATCTACAGACAGAAAATGTTTTCCTTATCACGCTCGATGGACTGAGATGGCAAGAACTTTTTGGTGGCGCAGATGATAGTCTCATTCACAATACCGTATTTACCAAAGATACTGCAGCACTCAAAAAAGAATTTTGGCATACAGATCCACTCAAACGTAGAGAAATCCTGATGCCATGGTTCTGGAATACCATGGCAAAAGAAGGACAAATCATAGGCAACAGAAAATACGAGAACAATGCCCAAGTGACGAATATTCATTGGTTTTCTTATCCCGGATACAACGAAATTTTGACAGGCTATACCGATCCCTACATCAAATCAAATGATAAAATCAATAATCCAAATGTCACCGTCTTAGAATGGCTCAACCAAAAAGATGCGCTTAAAGGAAAGGTAGCGGCATTCGGTTCGTGGGATGTTTTTCCATTTATCATCAATAGAGACCGATCTGGCATCCCTGTCAATGCAGGATTTGAACACGCAATAGGCGACGATCTGACTTGGAAAGAAAAATATCTCAACGAACTTCAAGACCAAACACCTAGTCCATGGAGTAGTGTGAGATTAGACGTGTTTACCCATCAGTTCGCACTAGAATACATCCAAAAAAAGCATCCAAAACTGCTCTATATTTCCTATGGTGAAACCGATGATTTTGCACATGACGGCCGATATGATCACTATCTCCATGCGGCTCGCAGGACAGATAAATTTATCCATGACTTATGGGCTTACTGTCAGTCAGATCCCGTCTATAAAAACAAAACTACCTTCGTCATCACCACCGATCATGGACGTGGTGACATCGTCAAAAAAGAGTGGACATCCCATGGTAAAATCTACAAAGGCAGCAACGAAATATGGATGGCAGTCATCGGTACTGATACACCAGCCTTGGGCGAAAGAAAAGACAAATCCCGTTTCTTTCAAAATCAAGTAGCCAAAACGGTAGCAGCATTTTTTGGTTATGAGTATAGCAATAAAGAGGAAGTGGGTGATGTATTGGATGGTGTGATTGGGAGGTAAAGTGTGGCGTTGGTTTTTGAGATTTGAAAATATTGTTTAAATCTACCCAATATGATAAAAATACTCCGATAACTTTTTAAAAAAAACATTATAAAATAATATATATGTAAAAAGTAAATGCGTAAATTGGCCCTTGAGCCAACCTGAAATCAAACTCTCTTACCAAAATGATTACACAAGACGCATTTACCACAGGCAAAAACCTTATGGGAATAATATTAGAAAAAATGGTTGGTATCAACAAATGTCAGAAAGAATTTTTTATAGAAGTAGAGTTGTTATTCCTAACCATCAGACTATTGAATACACAGAGATGAACAGACAGTTTAGAAACAACGGTATATTGATTATACTAACTGTATTGATTATACTCGGAATGCTTGTGTTCAACGTATTCCATTATTCTCTGAGCTATGGCATTATCGAAATCAACAATATCAATTCGTTGTTTTTGGTTCCTTTTATTTTATTGGTTTGTTGGCTTGGAATCCTGCTCGGCTCAACAAAAAAAGATGTCGAATTTGAACTGGCTTTCCAAAATCAAATATCAGAAAGGGAGAAGGATGTCATCGAGCGAATAGCACAAGGTAAAAAAAATCAGGAAATTGCTGACGAACTTTTTGTTGATATTTCTACTATCAAAACACACATAAATAATATTTACAGAAAAACAGGTGTCAAAAACAGGAGAGAATTGACAGACTTAGCCAGAAAAGTAGAAGAAAAGGTTGAAAATGAATGATTCCACCCCTTTTTCCACCTATTAAGATTTTCAAAATGACTGAATCCGGTTGACCTTTGCACAAACAAAAATAATTAAAATGGCAAATTTTAGGTTTTACAAATCGGCAGTTTTTAATGGAGCTGCGGTAGCACTTGCAGGAAGTTTTCTTATGGTTACATTATTGGCTTTTCAGCTAATTGGACCCAAGGCTATCTCATTGGATACAGAAATGACAGGCGGTACCATTTTATTTCTTATGCTTTACCTCTTTTTACTTTTCGCAATTTACCATACCATTCAAAAACAAAAGGAGAACAACGGTCAAAAAATCACCTTCAAAGAAGCTGTATTTCAAGGGTCCATTTTAAGTATGTCGACGGCTTTGGTGAGTGTTTTACTGACATATTTATTTTATGAAATTCTATACCCGAACTATGTGATGGAGATGTTGGGTTCTTTACAAACAAAAATGCAAATTTCAAATGTGAGTCCGCTCCGAAAAGCTCTATTTTTAAAAATCGCATAAAATAGTACTCTTGGGCTGACGGGATAAAAAATTGACATCTTGAAATAAGGTTTTTATAATCTGACGCCTCGTATAGACCATCACAATTGTTTTGATGAAATTTAGGGCAATATTTGGCAAGTTTTGGCCATTTTCTGTCACAAAATTTACGATTCGGACAAAGTTCACCCATAAACATCTCATGTTGGCCCACATTTGATGTTTGCTTAATCCCCTATACCTACTCTTTGCATTGGGGTAGTGATAACTTACCTGAAATATGGTGGCTTCAACATTGTTTCTTCTCTGTATTTCTTCTTTTGGTGTAGATTCTATTTTCTTCCT
Proteins encoded in this region:
- a CDS encoding alkaline phosphatase family protein, with product MIRYFLAILLCAVCFLPMKIWAQTANLQTENVFLITLDGLRWQELFGGADDSLIHNTVFTKDTAALKKEFWHTDPLKRREILMPWFWNTMAKEGQIIGNRKYENNAQVTNIHWFSYPGYNEILTGYTDPYIKSNDKINNPNVTVLEWLNQKDALKGKVAAFGSWDVFPFIINRDRSGIPVNAGFEHAIGDDLTWKEKYLNELQDQTPSPWSSVRLDVFTHQFALEYIQKKHPKLLYISYGETDDFAHDGRYDHYLHAARRTDKFIHDLWAYCQSDPVYKNKTTFVITTDHGRGDIVKKEWTSHGKIYKGSNEIWMAVIGTDTPALGERKDKSRFFQNQVAKTVAAFFGYEYSNKEEVGDVLDGVIGR
- a CDS encoding helix-turn-helix transcriptional regulator encodes the protein MNRQFRNNGILIILTVLIILGMLVFNVFHYSLSYGIIEINNINSLFLVPFILLVCWLGILLGSTKKDVEFELAFQNQISEREKDVIERIAQGKKNQEIADELFVDISTIKTHINNIYRKTGVKNRRELTDLARKVEEKVENE
- a CDS encoding DUF4199 family protein, coding for MANFRFYKSAVFNGAAVALAGSFLMVTLLAFQLIGPKAISLDTEMTGGTILFLMLYLFLLFAIYHTIQKQKENNGQKITFKEAVFQGSILSMSTALVSVLLTYLFYEILYPNYVMEMLGSLQTKMQISNVSPLRKALFLKIA